From a single Leclercia sp. AS011 genomic region:
- a CDS encoding type I restriction endonuclease subunit R produces the protein MLSEDDLEQQCLKWFAEQDWEVLHGPDIAPDGDNPLRESFHDVFLRPVMLEQLKTINPHLPVSVLEEVILRITRPESPDLVVSNKAFHHLLLDGVPVEYKREDKTVHDKALLMDFNHPGNNRFMVVNQVAIQGIKQVRRPDIIGYINGLPVAVIELKSPIDANADIWAAFNQLQTYKNELSDLFICNEALVVSDGQNARIGSLTADEERFLPWKTVANEDDKPQFDWQLQTVVKGFFNRALLLDYIRYFVLFENDGKRLIKKIAAYHQFHAVREAVAATIVASTGKHLPLRSNITPGSKKAGVVWHTQGSGKSISMCCYAGKLLQQAEMNNPTIVVVTDRNDLDGQLYATFCQAQDLLKQTPLQANDRDELRELLNARESGGIIFTTVQKFAPLDSEQSHPALNLRTNIVVISDEAHRSQYGLSATLDRETGVYKYGYAKHMRDALPNASFMGFTGTPIASEDKDTRAVFGDYVSIYDIQDAVDDGATVPIYYESRLAKLDLNHEELETLSDKVDELVEDEETGQQEKTKGDWSRLEKLVGSEPRIKQVAADLVQHFETRNAAMNGKAMIVAMSRDICVKLYNAITEIRPDWHSTDVEQGAIKVIMTGSASDKDHLQPHIYNKQTKKRLEARFKDLNDPLKLVIVRDMWLTGFDAPCCHTMYIDKPMRGHNLMQAIARVNRVFRDKPGGLVVDYIGIANELKQALKTYTDSKGKGQTTVDAREAFAILLEKIDVIHGMFAPSAGKPGFSYEGFSRDPLAFLRDAVNYILGLDDGKKRYLDVSLAMSKAWSLCNTLDEAEPLQEEFAFLSAVRVGLIKLDPKAKFSQSEKNSLLSKILDNAVVATGVEDVFALAGLDKPNIGLLSDEFLEEVREMPQRNLAVELLEKLLNDGIHARSGNNIVQQKKYSDRLKAVLLKYNNRAIETAQVIEELIQMAKAFQEAMERDDALGLNQDEIAFYDALVENESAVRELGDETLRKLAIEVTRQLRKSTTVDWQVRESVRARLRILVRQTLRKYKYPPDKTAGAVELILKQAEVVSNSWTS, from the coding sequence ATGCTGAGCGAAGACGATTTAGAGCAGCAATGCCTGAAATGGTTTGCTGAACAGGACTGGGAAGTGCTGCACGGGCCGGATATCGCGCCGGACGGCGACAACCCGCTGCGTGAATCATTCCATGATGTGTTTCTGCGCCCGGTGATGCTGGAGCAGCTGAAAACCATCAATCCCCATCTCCCTGTTTCCGTGCTGGAAGAGGTGATACTGCGTATTACCCGCCCCGAAAGCCCGGATCTGGTCGTCAGCAATAAGGCCTTTCACCATCTGCTGCTTGACGGCGTCCCCGTTGAGTACAAGCGTGAAGACAAGACGGTTCACGATAAAGCGCTGCTGATGGATTTTAACCATCCCGGCAATAACCGCTTTATGGTCGTGAATCAGGTCGCTATTCAGGGGATAAAACAGGTCCGTCGTCCGGATATCATTGGTTATATCAACGGCCTGCCGGTGGCGGTGATTGAGCTGAAAAGCCCGATTGATGCCAATGCCGATATCTGGGCTGCGTTTAACCAGCTCCAGACCTATAAAAACGAACTCAGCGACCTGTTTATCTGCAACGAAGCGCTGGTGGTGAGCGATGGGCAAAATGCGCGTATTGGCTCGCTCACTGCTGACGAAGAGCGTTTTCTACCGTGGAAAACTGTGGCTAACGAAGACGATAAGCCACAGTTTGACTGGCAGTTGCAAACGGTCGTGAAGGGCTTCTTTAACCGTGCGCTTCTGCTCGATTACATTCGTTACTTTGTGTTGTTCGAAAATGACGGCAAACGCCTCATCAAAAAGATTGCCGCCTATCACCAGTTCCACGCGGTGCGTGAAGCTGTCGCGGCGACGATTGTGGCGTCTACCGGCAAACATCTGCCGCTGCGCAGTAACATTACTCCCGGCAGTAAAAAAGCGGGTGTGGTGTGGCATACACAGGGATCCGGCAAAAGTATCTCTATGTGCTGCTACGCCGGAAAGCTATTGCAACAGGCGGAGATGAACAACCCGACCATCGTGGTGGTGACGGATCGTAACGATCTGGACGGGCAACTCTATGCAACCTTTTGTCAGGCGCAAGATTTACTGAAGCAAACGCCTTTACAGGCCAACGACCGCGACGAGCTGCGTGAGCTGCTTAATGCCCGCGAATCCGGCGGCATCATCTTTACCACCGTGCAAAAGTTTGCGCCGCTGGACAGCGAGCAGAGCCATCCGGCCCTCAACCTGCGCACCAACATCGTGGTGATTTCCGATGAAGCGCACCGCAGCCAGTATGGCCTGAGCGCCACGCTGGACCGCGAAACCGGGGTCTACAAATACGGCTACGCCAAACACATGCGCGATGCGCTGCCGAATGCGTCGTTTATGGGCTTTACCGGTACGCCGATTGCGTCTGAAGATAAAGATACCCGTGCCGTATTCGGCGATTACGTCTCTATCTACGATATTCAGGATGCGGTTGATGATGGCGCAACGGTACCGATTTACTACGAATCCCGGCTGGCAAAACTCGACCTGAATCATGAGGAGCTGGAAACGCTCTCCGACAAGGTGGATGAGCTGGTGGAAGATGAAGAGACGGGTCAGCAGGAGAAAACCAAAGGTGACTGGAGTCGTCTGGAAAAGCTGGTGGGTTCAGAGCCGCGTATCAAACAGGTTGCCGCCGATCTGGTTCAGCACTTTGAAACACGCAATGCGGCCATGAACGGCAAGGCGATGATTGTGGCCATGAGCCGTGATATCTGTGTGAAGCTCTACAACGCCATCACAGAGATCCGTCCGGACTGGCACAGCACGGATGTTGAACAAGGCGCGATCAAAGTCATTATGACCGGCTCAGCATCAGACAAAGACCATCTTCAGCCGCACATCTACAACAAGCAGACTAAAAAGCGTCTTGAAGCCCGCTTTAAGGATTTGAACGATCCGCTGAAGCTGGTGATTGTCCGTGATATGTGGCTGACCGGGTTTGATGCGCCGTGCTGCCACACCATGTATATCGACAAGCCGATGCGCGGTCATAACCTGATGCAGGCTATTGCGCGCGTTAACCGCGTGTTCCGCGATAAACCCGGCGGGCTGGTGGTGGATTACATTGGTATCGCCAACGAACTGAAGCAGGCGCTAAAAACCTACACGGATTCGAAAGGGAAAGGGCAGACTACCGTCGATGCGCGGGAAGCTTTTGCCATTCTGTTGGAAAAAATCGATGTCATTCACGGGATGTTTGCGCCGTCAGCAGGAAAACCCGGCTTTAGCTACGAAGGCTTTTCTCGCGATCCATTAGCGTTCTTGCGCGATGCCGTTAACTACATTCTGGGTCTGGATGACGGTAAAAAGCGTTATCTCGACGTTTCACTGGCGATGAGTAAAGCCTGGTCGCTCTGTAACACCCTTGATGAAGCTGAACCCTTACAGGAGGAGTTCGCGTTCCTTTCGGCGGTCAGAGTGGGGCTTATCAAACTTGATCCAAAGGCAAAATTTAGCCAGTCAGAAAAGAACTCGCTGCTGAGCAAGATCCTCGATAACGCGGTTGTCGCTACAGGCGTTGAGGATGTTTTTGCTCTGGCCGGGTTGGATAAGCCAAACATAGGGTTGCTGTCCGATGAGTTCCTGGAAGAAGTGCGGGAAATGCCGCAACGCAACCTGGCGGTGGAACTGCTGGAAAAACTGCTTAATGACGGTATTCATGCTCGCTCCGGAAATAACATAGTGCAGCAGAAGAAATACTCCGACCGCCTGAAAGCCGTGCTGCTCAAATACAATAACCGGGCGATTGAAACCGCACAGGTGATTGAAGAGTTGATCCAGATGGCGAAAGCGTTCCAGGAGGCGATGGAGCGCGATGATGCGCTGGGCTTAAACCAGGACGAAATCGCTTTCTACGATGCGCTGGTGGAAAACGAAAGCGCGGTGCGTGAACTGGGCGATGAAACGCTAAGAAAGCTGGCTATTGAGGTCACACGACAGCTGCGGAAATCTACCACCGTCGACTGGCAGGTACGTGAAAGCGTGCGTGCGCGGCTGCGTATTCTGGTGCGCCAGACCCTGCGTAAGTACAAGTATCCGCCGGATAAAACAGCGGGTGCCGTAGAGCTGATTTTGAAGCAGGCGGAAGTGGTGTCGAACAGCTGGACGTCATAG
- the zorA1 gene encoding type I Zorya anti-phage system protein ZorA1: MSWLNSVLLALTSVQPYMVPATVIGLVSFAFLCFILFYLIRSINIVNRLKKYTHSINSIEKNEPEDQLQHLQNLFVQPELKHAWNEFAESLHPQHELVGSEEKIVKIRATAPSASYFSEQQLVDIPLNTEFFKHLPGILTGVGIIGTFYGLMIGLNHFDPSTPEQVASSVNNLLHDVLYAFLGSAVAIFASIVVTWLEKFSLAKCYKYLEKFTASIDKLYVSGVGEEYLASLVKSSNESATQARHLKESLVTDLRDMLLHLAESQKVENERLANTLSNTYRESGAQFADQVSGAIENSLKSPLDKIAGAVQTASGDQSGMVQNMLQDVLTAFMAKLDTTFGQQFTNLNEMMGQTVGAIQTMQSGFSALLQDMRQVSDDSRQGSAQLIEQLLSEMKSGQQAMQAGMNDMLTSLQSSVAKIGAEGEGAGERMARQLEKMFADSEAREKAQAEHMSAFIEAIQNSVQQGQSATMEKMAASVEALGDQLGSLFGQIDNGQQQISANQQANQQSLHEQTQRVMSEVDDQIKQLIETVASQHQGTTDTLNKLAEQTNRQIQDMQNGADKMRIAAERFEHAGDKVSEANHLTADVLNKAQSAGSSLSLATSELSSVVADYRNNREAVSKSIAMLELLAANTQSEQTTRSQFITDLKQHGERLQSYNREAQTFMENVSDVLGKGFEDFAGGVSRSLDQTLGKLDKELANATALLGGSVEQIADSVSELDDVLSRVRA; encoded by the coding sequence ATGTCCTGGCTTAATTCCGTCTTACTGGCGCTAACCTCTGTGCAGCCTTATATGGTGCCAGCAACCGTTATCGGCCTTGTCAGTTTTGCATTTCTCTGTTTTATTCTTTTTTACCTGATCAGATCTATTAACATTGTTAATAGATTAAAAAAATATACACATTCAATTAATAGTATTGAAAAGAACGAGCCTGAAGATCAACTTCAGCACTTACAAAATTTGTTTGTGCAGCCGGAACTGAAACACGCCTGGAATGAGTTTGCTGAATCCCTGCACCCCCAGCACGAACTGGTCGGCAGCGAAGAGAAGATTGTCAAAATTCGCGCGACAGCACCCAGCGCTAGCTACTTTTCAGAGCAGCAACTTGTAGACATTCCACTCAACACCGAATTCTTCAAGCATCTCCCCGGCATTCTGACCGGTGTGGGGATTATCGGTACGTTCTATGGGTTGATGATTGGCCTGAACCACTTTGACCCCAGCACGCCGGAGCAGGTCGCCAGCAGCGTCAATAATCTGCTGCACGATGTGCTGTACGCTTTCCTTGGTTCTGCGGTTGCTATTTTTGCATCCATCGTCGTCACATGGCTGGAGAAATTTTCTCTGGCGAAGTGCTATAAGTATCTGGAAAAGTTTACCGCTTCCATCGACAAGCTATATGTCAGCGGCGTGGGTGAGGAGTATCTCGCCTCACTGGTGAAATCCAGCAACGAAAGCGCCACTCAGGCGCGCCACCTGAAAGAGAGCCTGGTCACCGATCTTCGCGACATGCTGCTGCATCTCGCCGAAAGCCAGAAAGTTGAAAATGAACGCCTCGCGAATACATTGAGCAACACCTATCGCGAATCAGGCGCGCAGTTTGCCGACCAGGTGAGCGGCGCAATTGAAAATAGCCTGAAGTCACCGCTGGATAAAATTGCGGGTGCAGTTCAGACCGCCAGCGGCGATCAAAGCGGCATGGTACAAAACATGCTGCAGGATGTGCTGACCGCGTTTATGGCGAAGCTCGATACCACCTTTGGCCAGCAGTTTACCAATCTCAACGAAATGATGGGGCAAACCGTCGGGGCGATCCAGACGATGCAAAGCGGGTTCTCCGCTCTGCTGCAGGATATGCGTCAGGTCAGCGACGATTCCCGCCAGGGCAGCGCACAGTTAATTGAACAGCTGCTCTCAGAAATGAAATCGGGCCAACAGGCCATGCAGGCTGGCATGAATGACATGCTTACCAGCTTACAGTCCTCTGTCGCCAAAATCGGTGCTGAAGGCGAAGGTGCCGGTGAACGTATGGCGCGCCAGCTTGAGAAAATGTTTGCCGACAGCGAGGCGCGGGAAAAAGCCCAGGCAGAACATATGTCCGCCTTTATTGAAGCCATTCAGAATTCAGTGCAGCAGGGCCAAAGTGCCACGATGGAAAAAATGGCGGCCTCTGTCGAAGCACTCGGGGATCAGTTGGGCAGTCTGTTTGGTCAGATTGACAATGGTCAGCAACAGATATCAGCGAACCAGCAGGCTAATCAGCAGTCCCTGCACGAACAGACGCAGCGAGTGATGAGTGAAGTAGACGATCAGATCAAACAGCTGATTGAAACCGTTGCCAGCCAGCATCAGGGCACTACCGATACCCTTAACAAACTCGCAGAACAGACCAATCGCCAGATTCAGGATATGCAAAACGGCGCGGACAAAATGCGTATTGCCGCCGAACGTTTTGAACATGCAGGCGATAAAGTGTCGGAAGCGAATCACCTTACGGCTGACGTGTTGAATAAAGCGCAATCGGCGGGTTCATCGCTTTCGCTTGCCACCAGCGAACTCTCTTCGGTAGTAGCCGATTACAGAAACAATCGGGAAGCCGTCAGCAAATCCATTGCCATGCTGGAGTTGCTCGCCGCAAATACCCAGTCTGAACAAACCACCCGCAGCCAGTTCATCACCGATCTCAAACAGCACGGTGAACGCTTGCAGAGCTATAACCGCGAAGCGCAGACCTTCATGGAGAATGTCAGTGACGTGCTCGGAAAAGGGTTTGAAGATTTCGCAGGGGGAGTATCCAGAAGCCTGGACCAAACACTTGGCAAGTTGGACAAAGAGCTGGCTAATGCCACCGCTCTATTAGGGGGTTCTGTCGAGCAGATCGCAGATAGCGTCAGCGAGCTTGATGATGTTCTGTCACGTGTTCGTGCTTAA
- a CDS encoding restriction endonuclease subunit S, producing the protein MSSKWPVVLIDDIKADLKNAITIGPFGSRMKSDCYVESGIPVIRGTNLGPTPNFINEFVYITIDKADELASCNVYKNDLVFPHRGSIGEVGIVEHDKRYVLSSSLMKLTCDPHKACPKYIYYFFKSNQGRHELLKNSSQVGTPGIGQPLSSLKAIELPLPTLNEQSKIAKILGELDEKIELNQVINQTLEQMAQALFKSWFVDFEPVKAKMAALEAGGSQEDATLAAMTAISGKDADALTVFEHEHPEQYAEIKATAELFPSAMQESELGGGPEGWKFQPFGELLSHTIGGDWGKDESDDKHKMPVRIIRGTDIPNIKSCQDSNVPFRYVEEKKLKTRSLNAGDIVIEVSGGSPTQPTGRSIYVTDEILKRLSLPVEPASFCRLFRPKSKELGMVLGLHLEKIYQDGKTWLYQNQSTGISNFQTKVFLENEMVAVAQSEILKLFYKATLPFVKLMHSSENIKLTQLRDTLLPKLLSGEITLPEAEQAVSEAENV; encoded by the coding sequence ATGAGTTCTAAATGGCCTGTTGTACTAATAGATGACATTAAAGCTGATTTAAAAAATGCAATCACGATTGGCCCTTTTGGGTCAAGAATGAAAAGTGATTGCTATGTTGAATCTGGTATTCCGGTTATTCGGGGGACGAATCTAGGTCCGACACCTAATTTTATAAATGAATTTGTATACATAACCATAGATAAAGCAGATGAACTAGCATCATGCAATGTATATAAAAATGATTTAGTATTTCCTCATAGGGGTTCAATAGGGGAAGTCGGTATTGTAGAACATGATAAAAGATACGTTCTTTCAAGCAGCCTCATGAAGCTAACATGTGACCCCCATAAAGCATGTCCCAAATATATATATTATTTCTTTAAAAGTAATCAGGGGCGACATGAGTTACTCAAAAATTCATCTCAAGTTGGTACGCCTGGGATTGGCCAACCATTGTCTTCCCTTAAAGCTATCGAATTACCTTTGCCAACATTAAATGAACAATCGAAAATAGCGAAAATTCTCGGGGAGTTAGATGAAAAAATAGAACTTAATCAAGTAATCAACCAAACCCTGGAACAAATGGCGCAAGCCCTGTTCAAAAGCTGGTTTGTCGATTTTGAACCGGTAAAAGCCAAAATGGCAGCGCTGGAAGCGGGTGGTTCGCAGGAAGACGCGACGCTTGCCGCCATGACGGCGATTTCCGGGAAAGATGCTGATGCGCTGACGGTATTTGAGCATGAACACCCTGAGCAATATGCCGAGATAAAAGCCACGGCAGAACTGTTTCCGTCTGCAATGCAGGAGAGTGAGTTAGGGGGGGGGCCGGAAGGGTGGAAATTCCAACCTTTTGGAGAGCTTTTATCTCATACAATCGGGGGAGACTGGGGTAAAGATGAATCTGATGATAAGCATAAAATGCCAGTGCGTATTATTCGAGGAACAGATATTCCTAATATAAAGTCTTGCCAAGATAGCAATGTTCCTTTTCGTTATGTAGAAGAGAAAAAATTAAAAACACGTAGTCTAAATGCTGGTGATATTGTTATTGAAGTATCAGGAGGCAGCCCGACTCAACCCACAGGCCGTTCTATCTATGTTACTGATGAGATTCTTAAGCGACTATCACTACCTGTGGAGCCTGCAAGTTTTTGCCGACTTTTCCGTCCAAAAAGTAAGGAGTTAGGCATGGTTTTGGGCCTTCATCTTGAGAAGATTTATCAAGATGGGAAAACATGGTTATATCAAAATCAAAGTACTGGGATTAGTAATTTTCAGACAAAAGTGTTTTTAGAAAATGAGATGGTTGCTGTTGCGCAATCCGAAATTTTAAAGTTGTTTTACAAAGCAACGCTGCCTTTTGTTAAATTAATGCACTCTTCTGAGAATATAAAGTTAACCCAACTCCGCGACACCCTTCTCCCCAAACTCCTCTCCGGCGAAATCACCCTGCCGGAAGCCGAGCAGGCGGTAAGCGAGGCGGAAAATGTATAA
- a CDS encoding UvrD-helicase domain-containing protein, which produces MSVQLSIDAIRNIKVRRSWLYSNVSIGTDGETYRLNGFNVQQLETLIQKIQRAALDIFQHSAEWRDLLEVVRRYQKGDHYFSSWEWRALSQLTLVKKRLYDLDIDADFIAQESDNPIAQLALKLSMDDVSEAGRHHFNERVVPQLVSSYQIFFDNIESQPLSSPQRKACVTNEDHTLVVAGAGTGKTSTLIGKAGYLLKAGLAQPENILMLAFGNKAAREMAERIAERLPESGDKLKATTFHAFGNRIVAQSVGVKRSLTRFAEQNNELRQFIEATLEAEISLSDDYKTQLVKYFVCYSTPGRCEYDFNAIEEYHEFLQSCRLITLTGQWVKSVGELRVANYLYLYSVPFAYEANYEVNTATIERRQYKPDFYLPVSKTYIEYLGVDREMRTAPFVDQAAYLEGLAWKRKLHQQHKTRLEELYSYQLSEGTLEENILDLLNRVKEPQHLRDTDTLLDELKSSGSSPWQGFIDLMLRFLSLFKEGQFSFSELLTSPQRIDMGRTQAFIALFKPVYDAYEAHLKEQQEMDFSDMIAEATTALEEGQFHHRYDYVLVDEFQDLSGGRGKLLKALLATRDNMRLFAVGDDWQAIYRFNGSDLRFFTRFDHQFSPAKMLPLDKSYRFNNRIHELSSTFVTRNPAQLKKEITTHTQVEHAAVQLLDIQEQIANIHIAERNQRKAEAYRQQIRRALARCHSREVRLNSTRRAPVMLIGRYRLENMRDLKGLDLKALMAEFPLLDIQYQTAHASKGLEANYVLLLGLEKGSFPSAKENDELIDLLLPEQEPYLFAEERRLFYVAVTRARHYVFMIFDSQNTSAFVEEIAKMGKQLITKSDSLEVGQWSCPDCESGSLTGKVSRYDKKFYVCSHSPACDYMASSCKQCSSPMVMHNGMQRVCANPECQEIEIVCRRCGLGTMVKRKNKDGGVFYGCNRYRKDEADCCYENITSEEFERRVDTAKQNAAIMQER; this is translated from the coding sequence GTGAGCGTGCAACTGTCGATCGATGCGATTAGAAATATTAAGGTCAGACGCAGTTGGCTGTATTCTAATGTGTCTATTGGGACAGACGGTGAAACCTATCGGCTTAATGGTTTCAATGTTCAGCAGCTCGAAACACTTATTCAAAAGATTCAACGTGCAGCGCTGGATATTTTTCAGCATAGCGCTGAGTGGCGGGATCTACTTGAGGTTGTCAGACGCTATCAGAAAGGCGATCACTATTTCTCTTCGTGGGAGTGGCGCGCTTTGTCACAGCTCACTTTGGTTAAAAAGCGTCTTTATGATCTTGATATTGATGCCGATTTTATTGCGCAAGAAAGCGATAACCCCATTGCGCAGCTGGCCCTGAAGTTATCAATGGACGATGTTTCTGAAGCGGGACGACATCACTTTAACGAACGGGTCGTCCCGCAGTTAGTATCTTCGTATCAAATCTTTTTTGATAACATCGAATCACAGCCCCTGAGTTCCCCTCAGCGTAAAGCTTGTGTCACGAATGAAGATCATACTTTAGTTGTTGCAGGTGCCGGGACGGGAAAAACGTCGACACTAATTGGTAAGGCTGGATATCTGTTGAAGGCGGGTTTAGCTCAGCCTGAAAATATCTTAATGCTGGCCTTTGGTAACAAGGCCGCGCGGGAAATGGCTGAACGTATTGCTGAGCGACTGCCGGAAAGTGGGGATAAATTAAAAGCGACTACCTTCCATGCGTTCGGCAATCGTATTGTCGCTCAAAGTGTTGGCGTCAAACGTTCACTTACGCGTTTTGCTGAACAAAATAATGAGTTACGACAATTTATTGAAGCGACTTTAGAAGCAGAAATAAGTCTCAGCGATGATTATAAAACCCAACTAGTTAAATATTTTGTTTGTTACAGTACACCTGGCCGTTGTGAATATGATTTCAATGCCATTGAAGAATATCATGAGTTTCTCCAAAGCTGCCGCCTGATTACCCTGACCGGGCAATGGGTTAAAAGTGTCGGTGAATTACGGGTTGCCAACTATCTCTATTTGTATTCAGTCCCCTTTGCTTATGAAGCAAATTATGAGGTTAATACAGCAACCATAGAACGCCGCCAGTATAAGCCTGACTTCTACTTGCCGGTCAGTAAGACCTATATTGAATACCTTGGCGTAGATCGAGAGATGAGAACGGCCCCCTTTGTCGATCAGGCCGCATATCTTGAAGGATTAGCCTGGAAGCGGAAACTGCATCAACAGCACAAAACCCGACTGGAAGAGTTATACAGCTACCAGTTGAGTGAAGGAACGCTGGAAGAAAATATCCTCGATTTACTTAATCGGGTGAAGGAGCCGCAGCATTTACGTGACACAGACACACTCCTGGATGAGCTTAAAAGCTCGGGTTCATCGCCGTGGCAAGGCTTTATCGATTTGATGCTCCGTTTCCTTAGCCTTTTCAAGGAAGGGCAATTTTCATTTTCAGAACTGCTGACGTCACCTCAACGTATAGATATGGGGCGCACCCAGGCATTTATCGCGTTGTTTAAACCCGTCTATGATGCTTATGAAGCCCATCTCAAAGAGCAACAAGAAATGGACTTCAGCGATATGATCGCGGAAGCAACAACTGCACTTGAGGAAGGGCAATTTCATCATCGTTATGACTATGTTCTGGTTGATGAGTTTCAGGACCTTTCGGGTGGGCGAGGGAAGTTGTTAAAGGCATTACTGGCAACCCGGGATAATATGCGGCTGTTTGCAGTAGGGGATGACTGGCAGGCCATTTATCGTTTCAATGGCTCAGACCTTCGTTTTTTTACCCGTTTTGATCATCAGTTTTCGCCTGCAAAAATGCTACCTCTGGACAAAAGTTATCGCTTTAACAATCGCATACATGAGCTTAGTTCTACCTTTGTTACTCGAAATCCGGCGCAGTTGAAGAAAGAGATCACGACGCATACCCAGGTGGAACATGCGGCAGTCCAACTGCTCGATATTCAGGAACAAATCGCTAATATCCACATTGCCGAGCGCAACCAAAGAAAAGCTGAGGCTTATCGTCAGCAAATCAGGAGAGCGCTTGCTCGTTGCCATAGCCGGGAAGTGAGGCTCAACAGTACCCGTCGCGCACCCGTTATGCTGATTGGTCGTTATCGTCTGGAAAATATGAGGGATCTTAAGGGGTTGGATCTAAAGGCGCTAATGGCCGAATTTCCACTACTGGATATTCAATACCAGACGGCGCATGCCAGTAAAGGCCTGGAAGCAAATTACGTGCTCCTGCTGGGGCTCGAAAAGGGGAGTTTTCCATCAGCCAAAGAAAATGATGAGTTGATAGACCTTCTTCTCCCGGAGCAAGAGCCATACCTGTTTGCCGAAGAGCGTCGGTTATTTTATGTCGCCGTTACCCGTGCCCGACACTATGTGTTTATGATCTTTGATAGCCAGAATACCTCAGCTTTCGTTGAGGAAATTGCAAAAATGGGTAAACAGCTCATTACGAAAAGTGATTCTCTTGAAGTCGGTCAATGGAGTTGTCCAGATTGTGAGTCCGGCTCCTTAACGGGCAAAGTGAGCCGCTATGATAAGAAATTCTATGTCTGCTCTCACTCACCCGCCTGTGATTATATGGCCAGTTCCTGCAAGCAATGCAGCTCACCGATGGTGATGCACAATGGCATGCAAAGGGTATGCGCGAATCCAGAATGTCAGGAGATTGAAATCGTCTGTCGGCGCTGCGGTCTCGGCACCATGGTTAAGCGTAAGAACAAAGACGGAGGCGTTTTCTATGGTTGCAACCGTTATCGTAAGGATGAGGCGGACTGTTGTTATGAAAACATTACGAGCGAAGAGTTTGAGCGCAGAGTCGACACTGCAAAACAGAATGCAGCGATCATGCAGGAGAGATGA
- a CDS encoding DUF4268 domain-containing protein, whose protein sequence is MYKVDTPTNSLHSLQEVSFSSLGYTERYHLQEWLAKNPQALTRDNDDELLIIQKEFAGFDDTKERLDLLAIDKQRNLVIIENKLDDSGRDVVWQALKYAGYCANLRKEQILDIFQLYLDKYEPEETRPAAEVMAEFLECESLDEVQINQSRTQRVMMVAASFRKEVTNTALWLMQFGLRVQCFKVKPYKFNDDVFVDIRQVIPTPEAESFMIGMAQKEAEEQSTSGGVKAILMIRKAFWTKTLERLKASSCTLYNNISPSTDHWISAGSGISAVSWNLIFSKKESRVELWIAKSSAESNTFAFNWLYEHKEAIENTFGQALKWEPLPGKKSCRISFATPATSLDESNWPAMIDWLLVNLTAFEKALDPFIAPLNMALKDISNAPEETEEPETEEA, encoded by the coding sequence ATGTATAAAGTCGATACGCCGACCAACAGCCTGCACTCTCTGCAAGAGGTGTCGTTCAGCAGCCTTGGTTATACCGAGCGCTATCACCTGCAGGAGTGGCTGGCGAAGAACCCTCAGGCGTTGACCCGCGATAACGATGATGAACTGCTGATCATCCAGAAAGAGTTCGCCGGTTTTGACGACACCAAAGAGCGCCTTGACCTGCTGGCGATCGATAAACAACGCAACCTGGTGATCATCGAAAACAAGCTCGATGACTCCGGGCGCGATGTGGTGTGGCAAGCGCTGAAATATGCCGGCTACTGCGCCAACCTGCGCAAAGAACAGATCCTCGACATCTTCCAGCTCTATCTCGATAAATACGAACCGGAAGAGACTCGCCCGGCGGCGGAAGTGATGGCCGAGTTTCTGGAGTGTGAAAGCCTGGATGAAGTGCAAATCAACCAGAGCCGCACGCAGCGAGTGATGATGGTGGCAGCCAGCTTCCGCAAAGAAGTGACCAATACCGCACTGTGGCTGATGCAGTTTGGTCTGCGGGTGCAGTGCTTTAAGGTTAAGCCGTATAAATTCAACGACGATGTGTTCGTTGATATTCGCCAGGTGATCCCGACGCCGGAAGCCGAATCCTTCATGATCGGCATGGCGCAGAAGGAAGCCGAAGAGCAATCCACCAGCGGTGGAGTTAAAGCTATCCTGATGATCCGCAAAGCCTTCTGGACCAAAACCCTTGAGCGTCTTAAAGCCAGCTCCTGCACGTTGTACAACAATATCAGCCCGTCGACCGACCATTGGATCAGCGCGGGTTCCGGTATCAGCGCCGTTTCTTGGAATCTAATTTTCAGTAAAAAAGAGAGTCGCGTTGAACTGTGGATTGCCAAATCCTCGGCGGAGAGCAACACCTTTGCGTTTAACTGGCTCTATGAGCATAAAGAGGCGATTGAAAATACCTTTGGTCAGGCGCTGAAATGGGAGCCGCTTCCAGGCAAAAAATCGTGCCGAATCTCTTTCGCCACGCCCGCCACCAGCCTCGACGAGAGCAACTGGCCAGCAATGATCGACTGGCTGCTGGTTAACCTGACGGCGTTTGAAAAAGCGCTCGATCCCTTTATCGCCCCACTGAATATGGCGCTTAAAGATATTTCTAATGCGCCGGAAGAGACGGAAGAACCTGAGACAGAGGAAGCCTGA